Proteins encoded by one window of Luteolibacter flavescens:
- a CDS encoding transposase: RLDRHRQIDLEIVRRSDKAKGFEILPKRWIVERTFSWLIQSRRLIRDHEVRMDHSKALIHLSMSRRMLARIAA, encoded by the coding sequence CGGTTGGACCGGCACCGGCAGATCGATCTGGAGATTGTCAGGCGCAGCGACAAGGCGAAGGGTTTTGAGATCCTGCCAAAGCGTTGGATCGTGGAGCGGACGTTCAGCTGGCTGATTCAGTCACGACGACTCATTCGCGATCACGAGGTGCGAATGGATCACTCCAAGGCCCTCATCCACCTGTCGATGTCGAGGCGCATGCTGGCGAGAATTGCAGCATGA
- a CDS encoding beta strand repeat-containing protein has product MKSITNPRTRASLLRLATSLAFCGGSAFAASNSWIAGNNGKYADAANWTGGVNVPGGASDNASSDGVNSVIHFDGTVTLNALNLNLGSGATVFNQSGGSLTLNSLGFGGGGGSRNPTYNLSGGTVTTGAFPWGNGNNARFNVMGGSATHSGSAMNIGVAGGANGAIVVSSGSFSHTGTGQLQLGSSSNGTGSIVMSGGTFSTASPQLRIGAAGGGIGHVTLSGDAIFNAIGTGTANAFLGNNGGTGSLTLGDTAQFNATGYSFVVGQFGNTAGNKGTLTIGGGATMKADRIVIGGENAASAITGIVNLNGGTISTGSIRLGSTTVAASATANVLNANGGTLKAMAHANNSNFLQGIHVALLDGGLRFDTDGNDATITNVMSGTGGIEKLGEGTLFLTGANAYAGDTTVAAGVMVMGTASLHDDSTLTIGANALLDLTHGIEDVVGELRIGNTVHTSGTWGSSGSMAQHIDDVHFAGSGVIRVGSLPVGQQLTWTGRDNEFWGTGFPELNFKDSANAPAAFATNDHVTFDDSSTVTTVLLSGMIQAGTVTFAGAQDWEVNGIGSGFGGGTGFVVNGTGTVSLGGTLSSFTGPIVVNSGVLKMADTQSFGTSSGITVAAGAQVDLNGRAPGAIHSYTLGGSGPGGAGAIINSSVTGLLFTSSVKNLTLTGNATIGSDGGRFDVGPGGGIVTGNGHTLTKVGTCDMAFRGDASATPIHYVIQTGTAWAENTANAWGGATGTLTVKTGARAGTYGALNIATPVIVESGGTLHNQGNGTGTWSGGIALQGSVSLDSAGGAMVLGGPVTGSANLTKLHGNDVTITAAASPGNVAYTGNTTVEGGRLIIDAPFFSDTSHVTVAAGALLRLNHGTQDTIDALTLAGTPAAAGVWGAIGSGALNTSDRLEGTGTLLVLGGAPGNPYDVWSAQIANPADRDRADDPDGDGFTNESEFLFGGSPVAADGSLVQVTRSGANLIVRWKQRTTGVVYQLQESATMAGASWAASGVTPAAAADQTGVPAGYTRMEAIVPIDGGRKFVRVSGTEN; this is encoded by the coding sequence ATGAAATCCATCACGAACCCACGTACCCGCGCGAGCCTGCTGCGCCTCGCCACCTCCCTCGCCTTTTGTGGCGGCAGCGCCTTCGCTGCCAGCAACAGTTGGATCGCCGGAAACAACGGCAAATACGCCGATGCCGCGAACTGGACCGGCGGCGTGAACGTGCCCGGCGGTGCGTCCGACAATGCCTCGTCCGACGGTGTGAACTCGGTGATACACTTCGACGGCACCGTGACGCTGAATGCGCTCAACCTGAACCTCGGCAGCGGGGCCACCGTCTTCAATCAAAGCGGCGGCTCGCTCACGCTGAATTCGCTCGGCTTCGGCGGTGGCGGCGGGTCGCGGAATCCGACCTACAATCTCAGCGGCGGCACCGTTACCACGGGTGCCTTTCCGTGGGGCAATGGCAACAACGCGCGCTTCAATGTCATGGGCGGCTCGGCCACCCACAGCGGCTCCGCCATGAACATCGGCGTAGCGGGCGGGGCGAATGGCGCGATCGTCGTTTCCTCCGGCAGCTTCAGCCACACCGGCACGGGGCAGCTCCAGCTCGGGAGCTCGAGCAATGGCACCGGCAGCATCGTGATGAGCGGTGGTACTTTCAGCACGGCCTCGCCCCAGCTCCGCATCGGTGCCGCAGGTGGCGGCATCGGGCATGTCACCTTGTCCGGCGACGCGATCTTCAATGCGATCGGCACCGGCACCGCGAATGCTTTCCTCGGCAACAACGGCGGCACCGGCAGCCTCACGCTCGGGGACACCGCGCAGTTCAATGCCACTGGCTACTCGTTCGTCGTCGGGCAATTCGGCAACACCGCGGGGAACAAGGGCACGCTCACCATCGGCGGCGGAGCGACCATGAAGGCCGACCGCATCGTGATCGGCGGCGAGAATGCGGCGAGCGCCATCACGGGCATCGTGAACCTGAATGGTGGCACCATTTCCACGGGCTCCATCCGCCTCGGCTCGACCACCGTGGCCGCCTCCGCCACGGCGAACGTGCTCAATGCGAACGGCGGCACGCTGAAAGCCATGGCGCACGCGAACAACTCGAATTTCCTCCAGGGTATCCACGTCGCGTTGCTGGACGGGGGCCTGAGATTCGATACCGATGGCAATGACGCCACCATCACGAACGTGATGTCCGGCACCGGTGGCATCGAGAAGCTGGGAGAGGGCACCTTGTTCCTGACCGGCGCGAATGCCTACGCGGGAGACACGACCGTGGCCGCGGGCGTCATGGTGATGGGCACCGCTTCCCTCCACGATGACAGCACCCTCACCATCGGGGCGAATGCGCTGCTCGACCTGACGCACGGCATCGAGGATGTCGTGGGCGAACTGAGGATCGGGAATACGGTCCACACCTCCGGCACCTGGGGTTCCTCGGGGTCGATGGCGCAGCATATCGACGATGTCCACTTCGCCGGCAGCGGGGTGATCCGCGTGGGCTCCCTGCCCGTGGGGCAGCAGCTCACTTGGACGGGCCGCGACAATGAATTCTGGGGAACCGGTTTCCCGGAGCTGAATTTCAAGGACTCGGCCAATGCCCCGGCAGCCTTCGCGACGAATGACCACGTCACCTTCGACGACTCAAGTACGGTGACCACCGTACTTTTGAGCGGGATGATCCAGGCGGGCACGGTGACCTTCGCAGGCGCGCAGGACTGGGAGGTGAATGGCATTGGTTCAGGATTCGGCGGCGGCACCGGATTCGTGGTGAATGGCACCGGGACCGTCAGTCTCGGAGGGACGCTCAGTTCCTTCACCGGTCCCATCGTCGTGAATTCGGGCGTGCTGAAGATGGCGGACACGCAGTCATTTGGCACCAGCTCCGGCATCACGGTGGCGGCGGGCGCTCAGGTGGACCTGAATGGCCGGGCACCCGGCGCGATCCACTCCTACACGCTCGGCGGCAGCGGCCCCGGGGGTGCGGGCGCGATCATCAATTCATCGGTCACCGGCCTGCTCTTCACCTCCAGCGTGAAGAACCTGACGCTGACCGGAAATGCCACGATCGGCAGCGATGGTGGCCGCTTCGACGTGGGCCCGGGTGGCGGCATCGTCACCGGAAACGGCCACACGCTGACGAAGGTGGGCACCTGTGACATGGCATTCCGTGGCGATGCCAGCGCCACGCCGATCCATTACGTGATCCAGACCGGCACCGCGTGGGCGGAAAACACCGCGAACGCCTGGGGCGGCGCGACGGGCACCCTCACCGTGAAGACGGGCGCGCGTGCGGGCACCTACGGCGCGCTGAATATTGCCACACCCGTGATCGTGGAGAGCGGCGGCACGCTGCACAATCAGGGGAACGGCACGGGCACCTGGAGCGGCGGCATCGCCCTCCAGGGGAGCGTCAGCCTGGACTCTGCCGGAGGTGCCATGGTCCTCGGCGGGCCCGTCACCGGCAGTGCGAATCTCACGAAGCTCCACGGGAATGATGTCACCATCACCGCCGCTGCATCGCCCGGCAATGTCGCCTACACCGGCAATACCACAGTGGAAGGTGGCCGCCTCATCATCGACGCTCCGTTCTTCTCCGACACCAGCCATGTCACCGTCGCGGCGGGTGCCTTGCTGAGGTTGAACCATGGCACGCAGGACACCATCGATGCGCTCACGCTCGCGGGCACACCGGCGGCGGCCGGGGTGTGGGGCGCGATCGGCTCCGGCGCGCTGAATACGAGCGATCGTCTGGAGGGGACGGGCACCCTGCTCGTCCTCGGCGGGGCTCCGGGGAATCCCTACGACGTCTGGTCGGCCCAGATCGCGAATCCCGCCGACCGCGACCGTGCCGATGATCCCGATGGCGACGGCTTCACGAACGAGAGCGAATTCCTCTTCGGGGGATCGCCGGTGGCTGCCGATGGTTCGCTGGTGCAGGTGACGCGCTCGGGCGCAAATCTCATCGTCCGCTGGAAGCAGCGGACCACGGGGGTGGTTTACCAGCTCCAGGAGAGCGCGACCATGGCCGGGGCGTCATGGGCCGCCAGCGGCGTGACGCCCGCCGCCGCTGCCGACCAGACCGGTGTCCCGGCAGGCTACACGCGCATGGAGGCCATCGTGCCGATCGATGGCGGCAGGAAATTCGTCCGGGTGAGCGGCACGGAGAACTGA